One Gordonia mangrovi genomic region harbors:
- a CDS encoding NfeD family protein, which produces MTALLWLVAAMLLVIAEMFVGDLVLLMLGGGALATAGVSFAFDTPIWVDGVVFAVTSVLLLGVVRPVARRHMLNRPAVLTNTEALEGRHAVVTERVDEHDGRVKIGGDVWSARTLDPGEVIEPGMEVTVVQIDGATAVVWKG; this is translated from the coding sequence ATGACCGCACTGCTGTGGTTGGTGGCCGCGATGCTCCTCGTGATCGCCGAGATGTTCGTCGGCGATCTGGTTCTTCTCATGCTCGGGGGAGGTGCGCTGGCCACGGCGGGTGTGAGCTTCGCGTTCGACACGCCGATCTGGGTGGACGGCGTCGTGTTCGCGGTCACCTCGGTTTTGCTGCTGGGGGTGGTTCGTCCGGTCGCGCGGCGGCACATGCTCAATCGACCCGCGGTGCTGACCAACACCGAGGCCCTCGAGGGGCGACATGCGGTGGTCACCGAACGCGTCGACGAACACGATGGCCGGGTCAAGATCGGCGGTGACGTGTGGTCCGCCCGCACACTCGATCCGGGCGAGGTCATCGAACCGGGTATGGAGGTCACCGTGGTGCAGATCGACGGTGCCACCGCAGTCGTATGGAAGGGTTGA
- a CDS encoding SPFH domain-containing protein gives MEYIGLIVLAVLVLLVVVVLAKSVALIPQAEAAVIERLGRYTRTVSGQLTLLLPFIDRIRARVDIRERVVSFPPQPVITEDNLTLSIDTVVYFQVTNPRSAVYEIDDYIAGVEQLTITTLRNVVGGMTLEETLTSRDSINGQLRGVLDEATGRWGLRVARVELKSIMPPPSIQESMEKQMKADREKRATILSAEGQRESAIKTAEGNKQSQILAAEGAKQAAILGAEADRQSTILRAQGDRAASYLKAQGEAKAIEKTFAAVKSAKPTPELLAYQYLQQLPEMAKGEGSKVWVVPTDFGSALQGFAKSFGARGEDGVFRYEPTADEPSPIDESETEDWFSLASDPKVAQAVAEAEAVARKPVAPEVTARATRALSYETDRQSGAATPATSDGGAAGS, from the coding sequence ATGGAGTACATCGGACTGATCGTGCTGGCCGTGCTGGTGCTGCTCGTGGTGGTGGTGCTCGCGAAGTCGGTGGCGCTGATCCCGCAGGCCGAGGCGGCCGTCATCGAACGCCTCGGCCGGTACACCCGAACCGTGTCCGGCCAGCTGACGCTGCTGCTGCCGTTCATCGACCGCATCCGGGCCCGGGTGGACATCCGCGAACGTGTCGTGTCGTTTCCGCCGCAGCCGGTGATCACCGAAGACAACCTCACCCTGTCCATCGACACCGTCGTCTACTTCCAGGTGACCAATCCGCGGTCGGCGGTCTACGAGATCGACGACTACATCGCCGGCGTGGAGCAGCTGACCATCACGACGCTGCGCAACGTGGTCGGCGGCATGACACTCGAGGAGACCCTCACCTCCCGCGACTCCATCAACGGCCAACTGCGCGGCGTCCTCGACGAGGCGACCGGCCGTTGGGGGCTCCGGGTGGCCCGCGTGGAACTGAAGAGCATCATGCCGCCGCCGTCGATTCAGGAATCGATGGAGAAGCAGATGAAGGCCGACCGGGAGAAGCGCGCGACGATTCTCTCGGCAGAAGGCCAGCGGGAATCGGCCATCAAGACCGCAGAAGGTAACAAGCAAAGCCAGATCCTGGCGGCCGAGGGTGCCAAGCAGGCCGCGATCCTCGGTGCCGAGGCCGACCGCCAGTCGACGATCCTGCGGGCGCAGGGCGACCGGGCCGCGTCGTATCTGAAGGCACAGGGTGAGGCGAAGGCGATCGAGAAGACCTTCGCCGCGGTGAAGTCCGCCAAACCCACGCCGGAGCTGCTCGCATATCAGTACCTGCAGCAGCTGCCCGAGATGGCCAAGGGTGAGGGCAGCAAGGTGTGGGTTGTCCCAACGGACTTCGGCTCGGCCCTGCAGGGGTTCGCGAAGTCTTTCGGAGCCCGGGGCGAGGACGGTGTGTTCCGCTACGAGCCCACCGCCGACGAGCCATCGCCGATCGACGAATCCGAGACCGAGGACTGGTTCTCGCTGGCGTCGGACCCGAAGGTGGCGCAGGCGGTCGCCGAGGCCGAGGCCGTGGCACGCAAGCCGGTGGCACCCGAGGTGACCGCGCGTGCGACGCGTGCGCTGTCCTATGAGACGGACCGACAGTCGGGCGCCGCGACGCCCGCCACCTCCGATGGTGGCGCAGCAGGTTCCTAA
- a CDS encoding ferrochelatase, with translation MTTPAGAFDAVLFLSFGGPNGPDDVMPFLENVTRGRGVPRERLAEVAEHYLHFGGVSPINRLNLDMIEALGEALAARGFSLPVYFGNRNWHPLAEDAVEAMYRAGHRRVLVFPTSAWAGYSGCRQYHEDIARAIDALAQRVPASVADDPILLRKIPQYWDNDAMVAAGADAIRRARTALPTADVAPRLVFTAHSIPLSADRAAGPAADGGGLYSRQVAAAAHAVAARAGYQQFDQVWQSRSGPPQVPWLEPDICDHLETLPAQGVRQVIVQPVGFVSDHLEVVWDLDNEAAETAQRLGLAYVRADTVGTDPRFIEMIADLVARYADGGGDLTALGCADNGRTCRPECCVPATRPMSPAP, from the coding sequence GTGACGACACCGGCAGGCGCTTTCGACGCCGTCCTGTTTCTCAGTTTCGGGGGACCGAACGGTCCCGACGACGTGATGCCGTTCCTGGAGAACGTCACCCGTGGCCGCGGTGTGCCCCGGGAGCGGCTGGCGGAGGTGGCCGAGCACTACCTGCACTTCGGCGGGGTGTCGCCGATCAACCGACTCAACCTCGACATGATCGAGGCGCTGGGCGAAGCGCTGGCGGCGCGCGGGTTTTCGCTGCCGGTGTACTTCGGCAATCGCAACTGGCATCCGTTGGCGGAGGACGCCGTCGAGGCGATGTATCGCGCCGGCCACCGTCGGGTGCTGGTGTTCCCGACGTCGGCCTGGGCGGGATACTCGGGCTGCCGCCAGTACCACGAGGACATCGCCCGCGCGATCGACGCGCTCGCGCAGCGCGTGCCGGCGAGTGTCGCCGACGACCCGATCCTGCTGCGCAAGATTCCGCAGTACTGGGACAACGACGCGATGGTGGCGGCGGGGGCGGATGCGATACGTCGCGCCCGCACCGCACTGCCCACAGCCGATGTGGCACCGCGACTGGTGTTCACGGCCCACTCGATCCCGTTGTCGGCGGACCGGGCGGCAGGCCCGGCTGCCGACGGAGGCGGTCTGTACTCGCGACAGGTCGCCGCCGCCGCGCACGCGGTCGCCGCACGTGCCGGCTATCAGCAGTTCGACCAGGTCTGGCAGTCGCGTTCGGGTCCACCGCAGGTGCCGTGGCTCGAGCCCGACATCTGTGATCACCTGGAAACCCTGCCTGCGCAAGGGGTTCGCCAGGTGATCGTGCAACCGGTGGGCTTTGTGTCGGATCACCTCGAGGTGGTCTGGGACCTCGACAACGAGGCCGCCGAGACGGCGCAGCGTCTCGGATTGGCCTATGTCCGTGCCGATACGGTCGGCACCGACCCGCGTTTCATCGAGATGATCGCCGATCTGGTGGCGCGATATGCCGACGGCGGAGGGGATCTCACCGCTCTCGGGTGCGCGGACAACGGCCGGACATGTCGGCCGGAGTGCTGTGTGCCGGCCACGCGGCCGATGTCGCCGGCTCCCTGA
- a CDS encoding DUF3097 domain-containing protein has translation MSEDRYGRDVLANPRRTRPRAPEVAADRDLVVEDAASGFCGAIVGLEKSYSGDLVRLEDRHGATRVFLMHPAAFLIDGRPVTLVRPRTRGPQTAARTASGSRSAPRMRARTARASRIFVEGVHDATLLERVWGDDLRAEGVVVESLDGLDNLAATLDEFGPASHRRAGVLVDHLVAGSKEMRLTGDVGAHVLVCGHPFIDVWEAVKPSSVGISAWPQIPRGVDWKTGICTRLRWGTPQDGWRRVLSGVRDYRDLEVDLLRSVEELIDFVTAADGDR, from the coding sequence GTGAGCGAAGACCGATATGGACGTGATGTGCTGGCGAACCCGCGCCGCACCAGGCCCCGGGCCCCGGAAGTCGCCGCCGACCGCGACCTCGTCGTCGAGGACGCGGCGTCCGGATTCTGCGGTGCGATCGTGGGACTGGAGAAGAGCTACTCCGGCGACCTCGTGCGGCTGGAAGACCGACACGGCGCGACCCGCGTGTTCCTGATGCATCCGGCGGCGTTCCTGATCGACGGTCGGCCGGTGACCCTGGTACGGCCGCGCACCCGCGGGCCGCAGACCGCGGCCAGGACCGCGTCCGGGTCGCGTTCGGCTCCGCGAATGCGGGCGCGGACCGCACGGGCCAGTCGGATCTTCGTCGAGGGCGTGCACGATGCCACTCTGCTCGAACGGGTCTGGGGCGACGATCTGCGCGCCGAGGGCGTGGTGGTCGAGAGCCTGGATGGGCTCGACAATCTCGCGGCGACGCTCGACGAGTTCGGTCCCGCGTCGCATCGCCGCGCGGGAGTGCTCGTCGATCACCTGGTGGCCGGTTCGAAGGAGATGCGTCTGACCGGCGACGTGGGTGCCCACGTGCTGGTGTGTGGCCATCCGTTCATCGACGTCTGGGAAGCGGTGAAGCCCAGTTCGGTCGGCATCAGCGCCTGGCCGCAGATACCTCGCGGAGTCGACTGGAAGACCGGCATCTGCACCCGGTTGCGGTGGGGGACGCCGCAGGACGGGTGGCGTCGGGTGTTGTCCGGGGTCCGGGACTATCGCGACCTGGAGGTGGACCTCCTGCGGTCGGTCGAAGAACTCATCGACTTCGTGACTGCAGCCGACGGCGACCGCTGA
- a CDS encoding VWA domain-containing protein yields the protein MLASPWWLLLLLVVAGLAAAYVYVQRLRRKRALRFANLDLLNQVAPAQRNRWRHVPIALLLVALTLLVVAVAAPQADRRVPRNKATVILVMDVSRSMNATDVAPSRIRAAQDAARTFADELTDGINLGLISYAGTASTLVSPTPDHNATKAAVDKLRLDDRTATGEGIFAAIQQIKTLNAVLGGDEAAPPARIVLLSDGKETVPDDPDDPRGAFTAARKAKEEKIPISTISFGTMNGTVDLEGDQVPVPVDDDSLRKIANLSSGQFFTAASLDELNKVYETLQQQIGYEKRRGDNSRPWLIAGTLLALLSAFAALAINRRLP from the coding sequence ATTCTCGCCAGCCCGTGGTGGCTGCTGCTGCTGCTCGTCGTGGCCGGACTGGCCGCCGCCTACGTCTACGTCCAGCGATTGCGCCGCAAGCGTGCACTGAGGTTCGCCAACCTCGACCTGCTCAATCAGGTGGCGCCGGCCCAACGCAACCGCTGGCGTCACGTACCGATCGCGCTTCTGCTGGTGGCGCTCACCCTGCTCGTCGTCGCGGTGGCCGCACCACAGGCCGACCGCCGGGTGCCGCGCAACAAGGCGACGGTGATCCTGGTGATGGACGTGTCGCGGTCCATGAACGCGACAGATGTCGCACCGTCGCGTATACGTGCCGCGCAGGACGCCGCCCGGACGTTCGCCGACGAACTCACCGACGGCATCAATCTCGGTCTCATCTCTTACGCGGGTACCGCCTCGACCCTGGTGTCCCCGACACCGGACCACAACGCGACGAAGGCCGCGGTGGACAAACTGCGCCTCGATGACCGCACGGCGACCGGCGAGGGGATCTTCGCGGCCATCCAGCAGATCAAGACGCTCAACGCCGTGCTCGGCGGAGACGAGGCGGCGCCGCCCGCGCGGATCGTGCTGCTGTCCGACGGCAAGGAAACCGTTCCCGACGACCCCGACGACCCGCGCGGTGCGTTCACCGCCGCGCGCAAGGCGAAGGAGGAGAAGATCCCGATCTCGACGATCTCCTTCGGCACCATGAACGGAACCGTCGATCTGGAGGGTGATCAGGTGCCGGTGCCCGTCGACGACGACTCGCTGCGCAAGATCGCGAACCTTTCGAGCGGCCAGTTCTTCACCGCGGCCAGCCTCGACGAGCTCAACAAGGTCTACGAAACGCTGCAGCAGCAGATCGGATATGAGAAACGCCGTGGCGACAACTCCCGACCGTGGTTGATCGCCGGTACCTTGTTGGCGCTGCTGTCGGCGTTTGCGGCATTGGCCATCAACCGGCGTCTGCCCTGA
- a CDS encoding methylmalonyl-CoA mutase family protein: MSQTTASTSDRPDRPLDEVYQSWSEAAAAVVAKSRRSTVEELPATAEELLSTDTIDGLRIRPLYTRKDETAEAGLPGGFPFVRGADPDRDVTLGWRVTERFGDDDTPAAEVNQQILEALENGTSGLWLRIGGALNADDLATVLDGVYLDLIPVTLDAGADGLAAARALLAQRARAVAAPQAAAPTAATVTSLGLSPLTAGFSGRPDVDTADATALAAEVGAGVRTFRVDGTDFATAGADNGLELALVVAAAVTHLRDLTAAGMSASDALGQITFAVSAGDDQFATIAKFRALRKIWSRIADVVGAPDAGAALTHGVTDLSMQTQRDPWVNMLRTTIAAFGAGVGGADQVTVLGFDAAIPADRRTSSATFSRRIARNTQLLLLEESSIGRVLDPAGGSWFVESLTDEMAANAWAVFGEIETAGGYRSVLESGWIGDRVGASLARRDDSVAHRTIAVTGVNEFPNLDEKPLGAPSADAADVPLGTPRLARVGRVFEELRDRSDAVLAETGARPAVLLLPLGSVAEHNARTTFVANLLAAGGISAINPGPLTADGIADVVREHRTPIAVLCASKQRYTDDGAAALAAARATDLSSVLMAGPDKEWPDGDRPDGALRIGIDAVATLRGLLDQLTHASAGATS; the protein is encoded by the coding sequence ATGTCGCAGACCACTGCGTCGACATCCGACCGGCCCGACCGGCCGCTCGATGAGGTCTATCAGTCCTGGTCGGAGGCCGCTGCCGCGGTGGTGGCCAAGTCTCGACGGAGCACCGTCGAGGAGTTGCCGGCCACCGCTGAGGAACTGCTGTCCACCGACACCATCGACGGATTGCGCATCCGTCCGCTCTACACCCGCAAGGACGAGACCGCGGAGGCCGGCCTGCCGGGCGGGTTCCCGTTCGTCCGCGGCGCCGACCCGGATCGCGACGTCACCCTCGGCTGGCGTGTCACCGAGCGCTTCGGCGACGACGACACCCCGGCGGCCGAGGTCAACCAGCAGATCCTCGAAGCGCTGGAGAACGGCACCAGCGGACTGTGGCTGCGCATCGGTGGTGCGCTGAACGCCGACGACCTCGCGACCGTGCTCGATGGCGTCTACCTCGACCTGATCCCGGTGACCCTGGACGCCGGCGCCGACGGCCTCGCCGCCGCCCGGGCCCTGCTCGCGCAGCGTGCGCGGGCAGTGGCCGCACCGCAGGCCGCGGCACCCACCGCCGCCACCGTCACCTCGCTCGGTCTCTCGCCGCTGACCGCCGGGTTCTCCGGTCGGCCAGACGTGGACACCGCCGACGCCACCGCCCTCGCCGCCGAGGTCGGCGCCGGTGTCCGTACCTTCCGTGTCGACGGCACCGACTTCGCCACCGCAGGTGCGGACAACGGACTCGAGCTCGCGCTGGTCGTCGCCGCTGCGGTCACCCACCTGCGTGACCTGACCGCGGCCGGAATGTCGGCGTCAGACGCGCTGGGACAGATCACCTTCGCGGTCTCTGCAGGCGATGACCAGTTCGCGACGATCGCGAAATTCCGTGCCCTGCGCAAGATCTGGTCGCGGATCGCCGATGTCGTCGGCGCGCCCGATGCCGGTGCGGCGCTGACCCACGGTGTCACCGATCTGTCCATGCAGACCCAGCGTGATCCGTGGGTGAACATGCTGCGCACCACGATCGCCGCATTCGGCGCGGGTGTCGGCGGCGCCGACCAGGTGACCGTGCTGGGCTTCGACGCCGCGATCCCCGCCGACCGGCGTACCTCGAGCGCCACGTTCTCGCGACGGATCGCCCGCAACACCCAACTGCTCCTGCTCGAGGAGTCCAGCATCGGCCGGGTACTCGACCCCGCCGGTGGGTCCTGGTTCGTCGAGTCCCTGACCGACGAGATGGCGGCCAACGCATGGGCGGTCTTCGGCGAGATCGAGACCGCCGGCGGCTATCGCAGCGTCCTCGAATCCGGCTGGATCGGCGACCGCGTCGGCGCCTCGCTGGCCCGCCGCGACGACTCCGTCGCCCACCGCACCATCGCCGTGACCGGTGTCAACGAGTTCCCGAACCTGGACGAGAAGCCCCTGGGCGCACCGTCCGCGGACGCCGCCGACGTCCCGCTGGGCACCCCGCGACTCGCCCGCGTCGGACGGGTGTTCGAGGAGTTGCGGGATCGCTCGGATGCGGTCCTGGCCGAGACAGGCGCGCGACCGGCGGTGTTGCTGCTCCCGCTCGGATCGGTCGCCGAGCACAACGCGCGGACCACCTTCGTCGCCAATCTGTTGGCGGCCGGCGGGATCTCGGCGATCAACCCGGGACCGCTCACCGCCGATGGGATCGCGGATGTGGTTCGCGAGCACAGGACCCCAATCGCGGTGCTGTGCGCGAGCAAACAGCGCTACACCGACGACGGCGCAGCCGCACTGGCCGCCGCGCGAGCCACCGACCTGTCGTCGGTGCTGATGGCCGGACCGGACAAGGAATGGCCCGACGGCGACCGACCAGATGGCGCGCTACGCATCGGCATCGATGCCGTCGCCACCCTGCGCGGACTTCTCGATCAGCTGACCCACGCATCGGCGGGAGCAACGTCATGA
- the fabG1 gene encoding 3-oxoacyl-ACP reductase FabG1 → MADSNEARQVSRSVLVTGGNRGIGLAVARRLAADGHKVAVTHRGSGAPDGLFGVQCDVTDNDSVERAFDEVAEHQGPVEVLVANAGITDNMLLMRLSEDSFEKVIDANLTGAFRCAKRATKGMQRAKWGRMIFLGSVVATSGIPGQANYAASKAGLIGLARSIAREVGSRNITANVVAPGFIDTDMTASMEDRYIEMAKQAIPLGRTGKPEDVAAAISFLASDEGGYITGAVLPVDGGMGMGN, encoded by the coding sequence ATGGCAGACAGCAACGAAGCTCGGCAGGTCTCACGATCGGTCCTCGTGACCGGCGGAAATCGCGGTATCGGTCTCGCGGTCGCGCGGCGTCTGGCCGCCGACGGACACAAGGTGGCGGTCACCCATCGCGGGTCGGGTGCCCCCGACGGCCTGTTCGGCGTGCAGTGCGATGTCACCGACAACGACTCGGTCGAGCGGGCCTTCGACGAGGTCGCCGAACACCAGGGTCCGGTCGAGGTGCTGGTCGCCAACGCCGGCATCACCGACAACATGCTGCTGATGCGTCTGTCGGAGGACTCCTTCGAGAAGGTCATCGACGCGAACCTCACCGGTGCGTTCCGCTGTGCCAAGCGTGCGACCAAGGGTATGCAACGCGCGAAGTGGGGCCGGATGATCTTCCTCGGTTCGGTCGTCGCCACCTCGGGCATTCCCGGTCAGGCGAACTACGCGGCCTCCAAGGCGGGGTTGATCGGCCTGGCCCGATCCATCGCTCGGGAGGTCGGCTCGCGCAACATCACCGCGAATGTGGTGGCGCCCGGGTTCATCGACACCGACATGACCGCGTCGATGGAGGATCGCTACATCGAGATGGCCAAGCAGGCCATCCCGCTCGGCCGGACCGGCAAGCCGGAGGACGTCGCGGCGGCGATCAGCTTCCTCGCCTCCGACGAGGGCGGATACATCACCGGTGCGGTGCTGCCCGTCGACGGCGGTATGGGCATGGGCAACTGA
- the inhA gene encoding NADH-dependent enoyl-ACP reductase InhA, which yields MTGILDGKTVLITGIITDASIAFHAAAMAQEQGAKVIITGIPERLRLIDRIAKRLPQEVPPAIGLDITSEDDLAALAGRISEHAPEGIDGVMHSIAFAPRTLMGPDAKPFLEGPGPDAAKAFEISAWSYASLARAVLPVMNEGGSIVGMDFDPRTALPYYNWMGVAKAALESVNRYVAREMGTAKRIRSNLVAAGPIKTLAAKAIAGTATDDAKQLNMLNTYWDGASPIGWDVEDPTVVAKSVCALMSDWLPGTTGSIVYVDGGASHNTWFPENFTGQ from the coding sequence GTGACAGGAATTCTCGACGGCAAGACCGTCCTCATCACCGGCATCATCACCGACGCCTCGATCGCCTTCCACGCCGCGGCGATGGCCCAGGAACAGGGTGCGAAGGTCATCATCACCGGTATCCCGGAGCGGCTACGGCTCATCGACCGGATCGCCAAGCGGCTGCCGCAGGAGGTGCCGCCGGCCATCGGACTCGACATCACCAGCGAAGACGACCTCGCGGCGCTCGCCGGTCGCATCTCCGAACACGCACCCGAGGGCATCGACGGGGTGATGCACTCCATCGCGTTCGCGCCGCGCACGCTGATGGGACCCGATGCCAAGCCGTTCCTGGAGGGGCCGGGTCCCGACGCCGCGAAGGCCTTCGAGATCTCGGCATGGAGCTATGCCTCGCTGGCCCGTGCGGTGCTGCCGGTCATGAACGAGGGTGGCTCGATTGTCGGGATGGACTTCGATCCGCGGACCGCGCTGCCGTACTACAACTGGATGGGTGTCGCAAAGGCCGCTCTCGAATCGGTCAATCGGTATGTCGCGCGCGAGATGGGCACGGCCAAGCGCATCCGGTCCAATCTCGTTGCGGCGGGCCCGATCAAGACGCTGGCCGCGAAGGCCATAGCCGGCACGGCGACCGACGACGCCAAACAGCTGAACATGTTGAACACCTACTGGGACGGCGCCTCGCCGATCGGGTGGGACGTCGAGGATCCGACCGTGGTCGCCAAATCCGTCTGCGCATTGATGTCCGATTGGCTCCCGGGTACCACCGGCTCGATCGTCTACGTCGACGGTGGCGCCAGCCACAACACGTGGTTCCCGGAGAATTTCACCGGCCAGTGA
- a CDS encoding TVP38/TMEM64 family protein has translation MPPEPVTAANRRPPDDDVAVGSARRRRIDPRVVRPALTLTAIVAVVLVSSYLIPIPSIAAVRTWGDGLGPAFVWAFFGAYAVITIAPIPRSPFTVMSGILFGPVVGITGAMIASTVSALVSFWLVRTIGRERVRPYLTKPVVRSVEYRLSRRGWLAVGSLRLIAACPFSVANYCSALSSVRAVPYLLATVVGMAPGTAAVVLLGDAMAGQRNPLLLALSACFFAVGITGLILDARLPVSDPPEPDRRE, from the coding sequence GTGCCTCCCGAGCCTGTCACCGCCGCCAACCGGCGCCCGCCCGACGACGACGTGGCAGTGGGCTCGGCACGTCGTCGCCGTATCGATCCGCGTGTGGTGCGTCCCGCGCTCACCCTGACCGCGATCGTTGCGGTGGTCCTGGTGAGTTCCTATCTCATTCCGATCCCCTCGATCGCCGCGGTACGGACATGGGGCGATGGCCTCGGGCCGGCTTTCGTGTGGGCGTTCTTCGGCGCCTACGCGGTCATCACCATCGCACCGATCCCCCGGTCCCCGTTCACCGTGATGTCGGGAATCCTCTTCGGCCCGGTCGTCGGGATCACCGGCGCGATGATCGCCTCGACCGTGTCGGCATTGGTCTCGTTCTGGCTGGTGCGGACGATCGGACGCGAGCGGGTGCGGCCCTACCTCACCAAGCCGGTGGTTCGCTCGGTGGAATATCGGTTGAGCAGGCGGGGCTGGCTGGCCGTGGGCTCACTGCGCCTCATCGCCGCCTGCCCGTTCTCGGTGGCGAACTACTGCTCGGCGTTGTCGTCGGTGCGCGCCGTCCCCTACCTACTGGCCACCGTCGTCGGCATGGCACCCGGCACCGCGGCCGTGGTCCTGCTCGGCGACGCGATGGCCGGACAACGCAACCCGTTGCTGCTTGCGCTCAGCGCCTGTTTCTTCGCCGTGGGCATCACCGGACTGATCCTCGACGCCCGGCTGCCGGTGTCGGACCCTCCGGAGCCCGATCGACGCGAGTGA